Proteins from one Patescibacteria group bacterium genomic window:
- a CDS encoding methyltransferase domain-containing protein yields the protein MEKYIFMLGQSAELAKEELISFLGSVENSGPSFALATSPKKPAELIKNLGGTIKIAQYIDTIDDLSPLFDIWLANINIESGKTNFGFSLYNDKKNYPAIKKISMAIKKDLKSQGHKCRFVSSREPILSSVIVTKNNLINNELLIIRNNNQYIIGITRAVQDFASYGLRDMERPNRDDKSGLLPPKIAQIMLNLAGPDRQKNILDPFCGSGTILQEAALLGFNQIYGSDISKKAISDSQANLDWLAKKFAIKINYEIRKSDINNLSENFKNNSIDLIVTEPFMGDARQVSRAYKISDLKNIQTELQKLYHKSFLEFKKILKPGGVVIFIFPEFVIKNDSLKTLDEYIIANIGFRLNKNLVYFRPDQKVRRQITVWHL from the coding sequence ATGGAAAAATATATATTTATGCTTGGTCAGTCAGCTGAGTTGGCCAAAGAAGAATTGATAAGCTTTTTGGGTTCTGTAGAAAATAGCGGTCCGTCCTTTGCACTGGCCACTAGTCCCAAAAAACCAGCCGAATTAATAAAAAATCTGGGTGGCACCATCAAAATTGCCCAATATATTGATACTATTGATGACTTGTCCCCACTTTTTGATATTTGGCTAGCAAATATCAACATAGAATCTGGCAAAACTAATTTTGGTTTTAGCCTGTATAATGACAAAAAAAACTATCCAGCTATCAAAAAAATAAGCATGGCAATAAAAAAAGACCTCAAAAGCCAAGGGCATAAGTGTCGTTTTGTCAGCAGCCGAGAGCCTATCCTCTCTTCCGTTATTGTCACCAAAAATAATCTGATAAATAATGAACTTTTAATAATCAGAAACAACAACCAGTATATCATTGGAATTACCAGAGCTGTCCAGGATTTTGCCAGCTATGGTTTGCGTGATATGGAACGACCAAATCGTGACGACAAAAGTGGCCTACTGCCTCCCAAAATAGCTCAAATAATGCTCAACCTAGCCGGACCAGATAGACAAAAAAATATATTAGATCCTTTTTGTGGCTCTGGTACTATATTACAAGAAGCTGCTCTTTTGGGATTCAATCAAATATACGGATCTGACATAAGTAAAAAGGCTATATCAGATAGCCAAGCAAATCTGGATTGGCTGGCCAAAAAATTTGCTATAAAAATAAACTACGAAATAAGAAAATCTGATATTAACAATTTATCAGAAAATTTCAAAAATAATTCTATAGACCTGATAGTAACTGAGCCATTTATGGGAGACGCCCGCCAAGTGAGTAGAGCCTACAAAATATCCGATCTAAAAAATATACAAACCGAGCTACAAAAATTATATCACAAATCTTTTTTGGAATTTAAAAAAATACTAAAACCAGGTGGAGTTGTCATTTTCATATTTCCTGAATTTGTAATAAAAAATGACAGCTTAAAAACTCTAGACGAATATATCATAGCCAATATAGGTTTTAGACTAAATAAAAATCTGGTCTACTTTAGACCAGATCAAAAAGTCAGACGCCAGATTACTGTCTGGCACCTATAA
- a CDS encoding transposase, which yields MASKPRNILPDNFYHVYNRGAHKNPLFYTDNDYKYFLTKALFYKEKFNIKILAYCILPNHWHFLVQEPRKVTPGVKINHLNSSSSISAFFSSLSNSYTKFFNMNKNHSGRIFQGPFKSKIINDDNYLKILINYINLNHVKHKISDKNTWDYTSYNEYINKSKTKIVDQDYLVDFKLCHKIENLIIDSEFDP from the coding sequence ATGGCTTCAAAACCTAGAAATATTCTACCTGACAATTTCTATCATGTCTACAATAGAGGCGCTCATAAAAATCCCCTATTTTATACGGATAATGACTACAAATATTTTTTGACGAAGGCCTTATTTTATAAGGAAAAATTCAATATAAAAATATTAGCTTATTGTATTCTGCCAAATCATTGGCATTTTTTGGTACAAGAACCAAGGAAAGTAACCCCTGGGGTTAAAATAAATCATCTAAATTCAAGCTCATCCATAAGCGCCTTTTTTTCATCACTATCAAATTCATACACAAAATTTTTCAATATGAACAAGAATCACTCCGGCAGAATTTTCCAGGGGCCTTTTAAATCAAAAATTATAAACGATGATAATTATTTAAAAATCCTAATAAATTATATTAATTTAAACCACGTAAAACATAAAATTTCAGATAAAAACACTTGGGATTATACCTCTTATAATGAGTATATTAATAAATCAAAAACAAAAATAGTTGATCAAGACTATCTCGTGGATTTCAAACTCTGTCACAAAATAGAAAACCTAATAATTGATAGCGAGTTTGACCCCTAG
- the rpsF gene encoding 30S ribosomal protein S6, producing MRYELSFIISSAIPETEHKTLEQDILGYLEEVKAKIIKEPYFIGRKKLAYPIKKQKHGFYVFLEFDLDSGRQLKEIDTKLKHNNKLLRYLLVKLDRAAMEAATDLASLKDLPASANNKPLRRSGGRPARQVAKRPYSAPKKQEEKVNKDEKPKIALDDIDQKLDEILRDPQLD from the coding sequence ATGAGATATGAACTCAGTTTTATCATTAGTTCAGCTATCCCTGAAACAGAGCACAAAACTCTAGAGCAGGATATTTTGGGCTATTTAGAAGAAGTAAAGGCTAAAATTATAAAAGAGCCTTATTTTATTGGTCGAAAAAAATTAGCTTATCCAATCAAAAAGCAAAAGCATGGCTTTTATGTATTTTTGGAATTTGATTTGGATAGTGGTCGTCAGCTCAAAGAAATTGATACAAAATTGAAGCACAACAACAAGTTGCTTCGATATTTGTTGGTCAAGCTTGATAGAGCTGCCATGGAAGCAGCCACTGACTTGGCTAGTCTCAAAGATTTGCCAGCTTCAGCAAATAATAAACCACTTAGAAGATCTGGTGGTAGACCAGCTAGACAGGTTGCCAAAAGACCATATTCTGCCCCTAAAAAGCAGGAAGAAAAGGTTAATAAAGATGAAAAACCAAAAATAGCTCTAGATGATATTGATCAAAAATTGGATGAGATTTTGAGAGACCCCCAACTTGATTAA
- a CDS encoding single-stranded DNA-binding protein yields MNLNKAMIIGNVVRDPEMRTTPSGQNVTSFSIATNFVWKNADGQKQEKAEFHNIVAWRRLAEISSQYLKKGSKVYIEGRLQTRSWDDPNGVKRYRTEIIADNMIMLDRAGSAPSGGDFDTNQPDMGQEPSVDVDKPNIKASRSDSEEEISIEDIPF; encoded by the coding sequence ATGAATTTAAACAAAGCAATGATCATTGGTAATGTAGTGCGCGATCCAGAAATGCGCACCACTCCTAGTGGTCAAAATGTGACATCTTTTTCCATCGCCACCAATTTTGTTTGGAAAAACGCTGATGGTCAAAAACAAGAAAAAGCAGAATTTCACAATATAGTAGCCTGGCGTCGATTGGCTGAAATAAGTAGCCAGTATTTAAAAAAAGGCAGCAAGGTATATATTGAGGGACGTTTGCAGACTAGATCATGGGATGACCCCAATGGTGTCAAAAGATATCGTACAGAGATAATTGCTGATAATATGATTATGCTTGATAGGGCGGGATCGGCACCTTCAGGAGGAGATTTTGACACTAATCAGCCTGATATGGGTCAAGAGCCAAGTGTCGATGTAGATAAGCCAAATATCAAAGCTTCTAGATCTGATTCAGAGGAAGAAATCAGTATAGAAGATATCCCATTTTAA
- the rpsR gene encoding 30S ribosomal protein S18, with protein MHKKQTSKYCYFCVNNIEHIDYKNWQQLKKFTSSYGKIVPKRRSGVCSKHQRTLSQAIKRARFMALLPFVNK; from the coding sequence ATGCATAAAAAGCAGACTAGTAAATATTGCTATTTTTGTGTAAACAATATAGAACACATTGATTACAAAAATTGGCAGCAGTTAAAAAAATTCACTTCTTCATATGGCAAGATTGTGCCAAAAAGACGTAGTGGAGTTTGCTCAAAACATCAGAGGACATTGTCTCAAGCCATCAAAAGAGCTCGCTTTATGGCTTTGTTACCATTTGTTAACAAATAA
- the efp gene encoding elongation factor P: protein MLSLSDLKLGRVIDINDEPYQVVFTQHIKVARGGAVVKTKLKNLVNGNTLEKTFSGSDSIAEADIERRKANFLYKQENDFFFMDNESFEQFQFNIDSLGDMVKYLIDGQTVDVLMFNDKPVAVDLPAKVTLEVKSAPDGVKGNSSGAATKTVVLETGAEVRTPLFVKSGDKIVVNTETGEYVERA, encoded by the coding sequence ATGTTGTCACTTAGTGATTTGAAGTTAGGACGCGTTATTGATATAAACGACGAGCCTTATCAAGTAGTTTTTACTCAGCATATAAAAGTAGCCAGAGGAGGAGCAGTAGTAAAGACAAAATTAAAAAATTTGGTCAATGGTAATACACTTGAAAAAACTTTTTCTGGTTCTGACAGCATTGCCGAGGCTGATATAGAGAGGCGCAAAGCCAATTTTTTGTACAAACAAGAAAATGATTTTTTCTTTATGGACAATGAAAGCTTTGAACAGTTTCAGTTTAATATTGATAGTCTGGGAGATATGGTCAAATATCTGATAGACGGTCAGACTGTGGATGTGTTGATGTTTAATGACAAGCCAGTAGCTGTTGATTTGCCAGCCAAGGTAACTTTGGAAGTTAAATCAGCTCCAGATGGAGTCAAAGGTAATAGTAGTGGAGCCGCTACCAAGACAGTTGTTTTAGAAACAGGCGCGGAAGTCAGGACACCGCTATTTGTAAAGTCAGGTGATAAGATAGTAGTCAATACAGAGACTGGAGAGTACGTAGAAAGAGCTTAA
- a CDS encoding PrgI family protein yields MQDRFIVPQFIDAEDKIWGPITVRQFIIILAGALLEFIAYKLADFSLFLFFTVVNVILVILFAFYKVNGAPFHIFALNVVSTMKKPAVRIWRKEYIKRQEFKSKEEIKEQKKAKNNQIVTKSLVPNRKLSELSLIIDTGGVYKGERQSNDENNVTYR; encoded by the coding sequence ATGCAGGATAGATTTATAGTGCCACAATTTATTGATGCCGAAGACAAAATCTGGGGGCCTATCACAGTCAGACAGTTTATTATAATCCTAGCCGGTGCTTTGCTGGAATTCATTGCTTATAAGTTGGCTGACTTTAGTTTATTTTTGTTTTTTACAGTAGTAAATGTAATTCTTGTTATATTATTTGCTTTTTATAAAGTCAATGGGGCTCCTTTTCATATTTTTGCTCTAAATGTAGTGTCCACCATGAAAAAACCGGCTGTCAGGATATGGAGAAAAGAATATATAAAAAGGCAAGAATTTAAGAGTAAAGAAGAGATAAAAGAACAAAAAAAAGCCAAAAACAATCAGATAGTCACTAAGAGTCTTGTACCAAATCGTAAGTTATCAGAGCTTTCTCTTATTATAGATACAGGTGGCGTCTATAAAGGTGAGAGGCAGTCAAATGATGAAAATAACGTAACTTATCGTTAA